In the Drosophila willistoni isolate 14030-0811.24 chromosome 3R, UCI_dwil_1.1, whole genome shotgun sequence genome, ttctcagcTAACTGAGCGTTGTTTATTTGTAAATAATATTCTCTATGCTTAGATTATTGGCTCTCCCCTCTCCGCTTCCACTTAAACTTAGACGGTTTGGGAGACGTCGAAAcgaataaaatgaaatttttttttttttaggtttgcATGTATTTTGAAAACACGTTTCGCCAAAAGGCAGACAAAATCAAATAGTAgaagacagaaaaaaaaagagccgATACCAGACCGACCAACAGAAATGTGGAAAAATGTCAGATGAACATTGGAAAGAGGTTTCGGAGCGCGCCAAAAACAAGTTTGTTGTTGTGCCCGCGTTGCCAGGATGCAATGGGATTGTGCTaatggatgtatgtatgtatgtatgtagatattgGTGTGTGTGCGCCCACGCTGTCGTCTTGTTTCGTTCGAATAAAGTGTTTCAGTGTCGAAAAAGTATGCCGCAATGATAAATATTCTTCCCCTTTTTGttgcaataataatttacACATTCACTTATTCgaaaataaatactaaaaaagGAATAATGAATTAAACACAGACACTTTTTTATAGTAAAACACCCTGCTGATGGAACAGCAAACACTTGAAACGGACGCACAAGAGAGGTGACTGTTAAGTATTAGTTTACACCGTATTATTTTTGCCTACGCACCGTTACAAGTTCAAAGCGTGGGTGAGGCGAACAAGAattaacacacaaaaacttGCATTCGGTGACATGcgatttttgtcttttctttctgttgatttgatggcTTTTGCTTGATTTTTCTAATTAAGAAAGTTTAAAATTCGCTGCAATAACTACCGAAACCTGTTGATGCCTGtaaacacaacacacacacaaacacacatacatacagaagtaggtatgtatgtataaaaaggGAATCATATTCCACCACACAAATTCATCCATACAAAATGAGCGTGGGGGATTGTGATGCGGGTATGGGGTAAGGGTAAATACACGGAAACGTTATAAATCAAGAAATGTGTATGTACAGTATCTAACATATTGCTTGTATGTATTTGTGCATTCTACGATTGGCTTGGGCCTGACTGGCTATGACTGGCTACCTGAgccactgctgctgctgctgctgttgtttctGTTGCCATTGCCGGCTGTTGTCTGACAAAACAGTGAATTGTAAGTCCATAAAGTCAGCCAAAACCGCGGAATgagaagaaaaattaaaagaagagAGGGGGAGTAGAGACagtgcgagagagagagcgagagtaacaacagcaacaacgttggtgatgatgatgatgatgacgacaacaacgacgaccGATGGTCGTGTACATATCTTTTTATGGGCAGGGGcaagccaacaacaaaaacgagaAACCGGTTTATCAACACGAAGCATGAGCAGCGGCAGACGACAACAACGGAGACGGAGACGGGGGCACGATAACAGCGCGCACGGCACAGGGAGCGGGAGGAGCGCAGCAGAGTCCCAACTCAATGGTGGagttttttcttcgttttttttgtttctttcgattttatttccttttcttttgttttttctttcccccatttttttttttgctttttgccacAATTTCAGGCAGGAAAAACCATGTTCgtttaaattgtttgttggCTTAATGCCACTCCAAGCATTGGATGCCGCCGTCGCCGGGAGCTTGCCTGGGTCCAGCCCCCCTCCTACCTCCTTTCCACCATCTCTTTCGCAGTAAAAACACGTTAAATAAGTCATGCGCATTTTGAATTGcttgtatctgtgtgtgtttgtgtctatGTGTGGCTTGggtacatacatgcatacatataaaatgaaaaaagaaggaaaactttttaaagCTATGAGTCGTTCTAGTCGGtcggtgggtgggtggttagGTGCCGCAGAGGGCGTAAAATTGGGGTGTGTGCTacgtagtagtagtagtagaaaCTGCAACgatttaaaactttttcaacTGACGGCGGGCGGAACGGACAGCAACTTGTTTTGCCCAGTTTAACGGCTTCTACTTTAACTTTACGACAAAGCGTGCGATGCCAAGTGATGTGGTTCGGTTCAGTGATATTGCGTTGCGTTGGATAGTGTCGCGTGTGTTGCATTTCCCGCGTTTTCTCAAGCCGGCAAAGGCATGAATTTTTGTTGACTGATTTATGTTAATCTGTTTTCACTTGCCCAATGAATGAGTGAGATTCTTCTtatgtaaaatataaataaaaaacaaatttcattaaataataaattgtgtgtgtatacattttgtagtatttgtattttattgttaTGCTTCTCTCTATCTCATTCACTGCTGTCTCATTCTCTCTTTATATTGATTGgattttctgtttttcccCCCTCCGATTGTCTCTCTGCTGTATGACGCAAATTGAAAAACTGCAGTAGTCAGCAGAGCAAAAGGCaacaatatataaacatacatatacacaaatgtacatataaatcTATACAACATATTGCCCTTGCACACTGGTGCAAAGTTCAACAATGTAGCAATAGTTCccatatttaattaaaatggaTTTTCGACATTATTTTGGGTTAGATATGAAACAGCAAAATCTGTAAATTATGTTTTCTATTCTCTGTCAGTCCATTTATATGGAAatacgtttttctttttaccaCGGTGCCCCGCACGCTTACAaattgctgatgttgctgctattTAACGTTGCtactgctgttgtttttgctttttttgttactgcaaaaaggaaaaacgaaaacaaattttggcACTAGAATCCGAAAAGtgtgtggctgctgctgtctgTTTTTATTTAGACCGAATATCGCGTCAGTGAATTTGCCCCACAGATCGATATACACATCGCCGGGCGGCAGCCCCACCACATCAACCCGTAGCAATTGATGTTATATGAATTCATTTCTTAGCCATTTaaatataaacgtttttttctattttagtGCTGCGGTCATTTCGCATTGTTTTTAGATTGCTTCGCTTTGCTTTTCTTCCTCTACCAATCTCCcactctcgctctctctctctctcagtccCCCCTCTTTTGTAGTTTGATTTTTTGCTTAAAAGTGTGAAATTCTTTGGGCAGGtgtgcattttttttcatGTACGCGCAGTCAGCAACAAACACGAgcaagaggaaaaaaaacagaaacaaaatgaTAACAACAAGCTAGAGGCGGAAGGGAAAAGTGGGTGGGCAGCTACAGTTTGTGGTGATAGTTGATAATTATAAGCATTGGCTATGTGGTAAAccccaacagcaacaacaacgacgacagGCTTAGAATAACaatcaaaataattattgccctttcatacacgcacacacacacacaaatacactaTCTCAATATATGGGTTATAGGAAacttttttcaagtttttccGTTCAagtatttttagttttagaaGCAACGATATCTGTAACAATGCATTTGTTAAAGGTTGTGCTAACATCAAGAGTCATACATCTAACTAAGCTAATATAAAAATGATATATAAATTAGAGCGACCATTAAACAATTATTTGTGTGTATTCATTTTCCAAAAGCCAATTTTCGTTGTCCACATTTAATTAGTTTTGGTGGAGATTTACAAGAGGCATTTAAAAATTcttgaaaaaattattatgCTTTAATCCCTTCTATGACCTTTTATTTCGTGCAcaatttatttgcttttgtatTTACAATTTGGACATTTGATAAGTAACACTCCAACAATTTCAACTACCAAGAGAAGGAAAGGGGGGGAGGGGAGACACTCCAGTATTTCTGTGTCTGTCTGTATATCTGTATCTCTCAATGTATAAGTATCTGattgagtgtgtatgtgtgtgtgtgtgttgggtaCAGGCACGCCGCCCAGTGAAAGGGCGAAACAACGACAAAAACACGAACACGACAAGCgcaaaaaattgtaataaaactAGAAACAAGCTTCAATTTGAATGGGGAAAACAGACAAGAGagtttaagtgcgtgggaggTGGGGAAGCAAGGGGAGtggcatatgtgtgtgtgtggataaAATATTTATGGACATTGACAACGGCAACTTTATGAAACTCTTTTTTAACATGCATCCATCCCAATTCATGGCAGGGACAGGCGGCATGCCATTCCACTCAACAACaatgcagcaacaacaaatgtaATTTGAATGCCAAAGAAGAGGCTGATTTTTCAATCAATATGCAGCAGTCGCAAATGCTATTTAtatcccacacacacacacacaccaacaacaTTTATCGAAGCTGGCCAGGATAGGGAACAGGAACAGGAAAAAGATGAAACTTTAATGCGCACACGTCATGAGcagagaatatatatatagatatatgcatgtatatgtatgtattaagGCATGTGGGAGAGCTTGCGACTTTAAAGCTCTTTAAACTTAAAGTGACGGCTCTCGATCCAGTTACAGTTATAGTTTGCCAAAGTaagagaaagaagaagaaaaataaattcaaaccCGATTTGAAACCAAAGGAAAACGCTGGAAAAGGGAAACACAAACACAGTCACATCgacgcacacatacactttCACCCTTTAAAGGATTGCAATTGCTTGAAATGTGTCAGCCATGGGTTCTGTTTCTCGCCTTTGGCtcttacaaacacacacacacagagacacgaACACTGGCAGTCATgcaaatacacatacatacgccTACATACGTTCCATACTcgttgaaaacaaattttcaaatgttaAGAAACTCCCACAAAATCACAAAGATATCGCTTAGTaatattgattttaatttctaAAACGCATTTTACACAAAGCGGCGCACtaatttatcaattttctCTCGTttctttttcggttttttttctctttgtggTTGGTATTGGTTGGCGGCAGTGGCGGCGACATCGGCGGCGTCTTGCCGATTCAATAATTGCCCAAAATTCACGTGTCAAACAcacaattcaattaaaaacacTTGGCCATTTGGCTTATGCATCATTTGCATTagattttaaacaattttttgcaCTTTTTCAATAgtttgcaacaattttttacCAGCAACGCGTCCAAGTTCCACTCGCAGCTTTCAAAATGGcggaaaatattttttttttttagtttttagtacAGCATGACGCGATGCTACTCAAATGTGATATAGAGTGCCGCGATGCTACTCATTGCGGGTTTTTAGCGTGTAGCTGCTCAGGTTTACAGCGTTTATTAAACACACCTGGTTAttgatatataatatatttttgattaatCACTGGcgattaatttttaaattgcaaattacacaaaaaaactgctttcgtttctttctctctttccagGAATGGAGAAAACATCGATGTTACTATCGATGTATCGAAAGTGTGACCTTTTCTAGGTTTCCCAACACTGAAATATCGATATGGCATCGATAAGTCAACAAAGCAAAGCGAAAATATATCGATAAATGCGGCGAATTCGCCAGGTAACGATAGGCTTACACCAAAAAGTTGTGGGAGTGAGAAGGGACGAGAGAAAAATAACGAGAAAAACGCTTTTAATAAAAGGCAactgaatttgaaaatatataaacaaattcaataaataaatgtcgTCTAGAAGAGCCACCCACGCCGGCAGCTGGTACACGGATTCCAGTAAGcaatacattttttgttttattaattatttcatatgcacatacatacatatgtgcattGCACAGTGGGCTGCAATTGCAACTTGTATGACCAAGTTTATGCAAATTTGTGATGACATACAAATTTGCAGACTaatgattttaatttgttaCAAGACTTTAACCTTATTTAATTTAGAACTGCATGTAGAAGACTTTTCCTTCCAATTTGACAATGCGAAATTTGAATacaattaaaacatttgtgaTTTTACCTTTTTAAACATTCtaattttgaacaattttggaaaaattgaTAAGATCATAGACGATAAGAACTATCTAAAGTTAGATGATAAAATTGGTATGCAGAATAGATAGCAGCGAAATAAATTAACATCCAAATGTCGAACTGTCGGTCCCACTGTGCTACAAATTTTTGATGGCTCTTTTACTTAAcctttgtttttgctgttgattaatttaaaaattggtCTCCGGTTTAGAGCCCACTGCATTGCGTATTTCATCCACTCGATCGTACGCTATCTCAGTGGCCCAGCACAAACGCTTTCCCAGATCGCTGCTGCGGCGACGCTGCTTCTTCAGTGCACCCAATCCACGCTCCAACTGTGTGCATGCCTGAAGGAATCTGCTCAACTCGGGTATATCACCAAATTCACCAGGATGACGTCGAAATCCCTGACTCACATCCGTTGTCAGTTTGTCCAAGCGATTTTGCAAGTAGCGCGTCTCGAACATCTTCTGCAGTTCCATGGTTGTCATCTTGCCGATCTCATTGTTGGAGTTATTTAAATGCAAGTCACGTATGCGATTCTTCAGGCCGCCAAAGCTAATAGATTCAAATTTCTCGCTTATCCCTTGGAATAGTTCATAGCTCTGTTTTAGCTCCAATTGCATTTTCTGCATCTCATCGTCTATGCTCTTGGCCGCCTGAGAGTCTAAAAACTCCGCACGTAAACTCGGATCCTTGGGTgattccctttttttcttGCTGTCAGTTGCAGCTTCAGGCGACTTTGTATCCGTCGTCTTTGTTGCCTTCTCCGGTTGATGAAAATTATTAGATGGTTTTATGTGAATCGTTTTGCCACTATTTGCCTGTCTATATGATGCACTTTTAATAATTGTTCCGGATTTCTTTGGTGAATTCTTGGGCAGCGGTTGAGTGAGTGGTAAAGGATTCGGTTTCATTAGCATTTCATAGGAAACCTTTCTATCTGGATCTCCTGTAGCCCTAAGTAAAGAAAGTTCTATCAACCATTATTTTGTATTAACGACATGCTATAACTTACTCCTCCTCCAATATGGCTGTTAACTCGTTTTTAATACGATTTAGTAAATCATCGTTTAACTTATTCTTctccatttttaataaataattcacTTAAATTCAATCTTTTGTTATGAGTTGTTATCAGCTTGAAataatatgtaaattttcttttattgttgtCTAGGCAACGCAAGGCTTACTGAGTTTTCGATTTAATAGCTAATAATTTGTTGACTTTAATTTCTTTCTCCAATCAGGCTCGGAACTGTCCAGACAACTGGATCGGTGGTTATCGGCTGCTGAGTTATCGCATGGTCCAGCACGTGCCATTATTGCACCGTAAGTTTAATCATTTCTTTCCATGAAAATCAAAGATATGATAATGACTGGGattgtttttctctttagaCATGCCGGTTATACGTACTGTGGTGCCTGCGGTGCCTTTGCCTATCGGCAAGTGAGCCCAGTTGTTGTGTAAGTTATCTCTAatcattaaatttatatttatttgatcAAGATCCATTTGATGATCTTTCAGGAAACGCATCTTCATATTGGGCCCATCCCATCATGTGCGTCTGCGTGGGTGTGCCTTGTCGGTGgctaaaaaatataaaactccACTATATGATCTCAAAATTGATACTCAGAGTGAGTAAAACTTAATTTATCAAActtctttaatttaattactaACTAAACTTCAGTCAATGCCGAGCTGGAGAAGACGGGTCACTTTACTTGGATGGATATGAAAACCGATGAGGATGAGCACTCAATTGAAATGCATTTGCCTTATATAGCCAAAGTCATGGAGGAGTAAGTTTACAATCTATTTCGTCATTTTCcttcatttttaattgtgtTTCATCTTTTAGCTATAAGGATCAATTTACCATTGTTCCCATACTTGTTGGCTCACTCAATCCCGAACAGGAGGCACAATATGGTAGCCTTTTGTCATCATATTTGATGGATCCAACAAATCTCTTTGTGATATCTTCCGATTTTTGTCATTGGGGACAACGCTTTAGTTATACTTACTATGATCGCTCATGCGGTCCCATTCACAAGTCCATTGAGCAACTGGATAAACAGGGTATGGATATTAT is a window encoding:
- the LOC6647657 gene encoding protein MEMO1, translating into MSSRRATHAGSWYTDSSSELSRQLDRWLSAAELSHGPARAIIAPHAGYTYCGACGAFAYRQVSPVVVKRIFILGPSHHVRLRGCALSVAKKYKTPLYDLKIDTQINAELEKTGHFTWMDMKTDEDEHSIEMHLPYIAKVMEDYKDQFTIVPILVGSLNPEQEAQYGSLLSSYLMDPTNLFVISSDFCHWGQRFSYTYYDRSCGPIHKSIEQLDKQGMDIIETLTPSAFTEYLRKYNNTICGRHPIGVMLGAVKALQEQGYNKMSFKFLKYAQSSQCQDMDDSSVSYASGSLVFEV
- the LOC111519220 gene encoding uncharacterized protein LOC111519220 codes for the protein MEKNKLNDDLLNRIKNELTAILEEEATGDPDRKVSYEMLMKPNPLPLTQPLPKNSPKKSGTIIKSASYRQANSGKTIHIKPSNNFHQPEKATKTTDTKSPEAATDSKKKRESPKDPSLRAEFLDSQAAKSIDDEMQKMQLELKQSYELFQGISEKFESISFGGLKNRIRDLHLNNSNNEIGKMTTMELQKMFETRYLQNRLDKLTTDVSQGFRRHPGEFGDIPELSRFLQACTQLERGLGALKKQRRRSSDLGKRLCWATEIAYDRVDEIRNAVGSKPETNF